The DNA segment CATGGGTCTACCGACAAGTTGGCGCCGCTTAACAGCTGCTGGAGCACGTCGGGGCAGCAGAACGGAGCGCTCCTGCCATGGCGCATGCGAGGCTTCTCGTACATGGAGAGGAGAGCGATGATGGCCACCATGACGACGATGGCACCGGCCACGGTGAACACAAATCCTCCCATGCTGGCTGCCTCCGGCTTTCTCGTGCCTTCGGACGTGTCTTTCGGCTGCTCTGCAGACATTGCTGAATTCGAGAAAGAATGGCTTGCGCGTCGCACTTTCTGTTACCGCGCTGCAAGGAATGCCGCTGCGAACCAGACGGGGATGGCCGAATGCTCCTTCTTCTTTGGCCTTCTTTCACTGAGCTTGTGTCTGCGTCGGTGCCTAAAGTAATGCCCTTTACTTTTCGCTCCTACCATTTAGCCAACTCAAAATGTTAAGTTCTTCCCCCTTTTGCCTCTAAATTTCATGGCCTTTAACTCATCGGCGTGAGCTTTCAAGAATGCGTTGCTTATACCAGGAGTTTTCTGCCACTGTTCCTAACTCAACAAGGACGACAACAACGATGACATCATAAGGGTAATGAagcccccacagtgggtgtgagccaaagttgaaggtgaacaagaacaagaacataaTGAAGCCACCGCTTCTCGATACTAAGGCAGACATTTCGAGGATCCATTTCGCCAACCGGTTGGTCTTACAATGGCTTCGCCATTCATTTTTTCCGTTGGAGGTTCGCCTCTCGGCATCAGCCACAGGGATATTTGCCTGGCAGTTTGTAATTTATCGGTGGCACATATAGTAGAGTAGAGTAGGTCCTTTATACTATGGCACACACCCGCTCGGGggtattggccaagaaccgggtagttctgaactgaactttatttccaacacaaaAAGCTGGGGGTtccccaggcaaaaaagctgttgAAGAACAGCTTGAAGGGAGGTGGGGGACCGTACAGGCAGCAGCGAATAAAGAAGTATAACTAATACAACTAGGTATAACTAATACAACTTGACACAACTTATACAACTAATACAACTTGATGATATATAATAGCATCGGTAcacaggaaaataaatataagaaGATACAACAAAAATACACAGATACAGTGAAATGAATGTTACAGGGAAATGCACAAGAAATTAAAATGCACCCATATAATCAGGAAAACTGCACATATACCGAAAATGCAAACGTTGGAACATATAAAAACTGCAATGCAAGAACAATGGTGCGGTGACAATAAATGAGATTATTCTGTAACGGCTGTACAGTCGTTTAATAGGAAAaatcttatttgtttttttttaatctatggGGTGGGATATCAAAATTTATTTGTGGAGATACACGATTTATTAGTgcaggtatctgataaatgaggGCTGACCTTCCATAATTCGTACGTGTTCTTGGTATTGGTGTCTGTGTATTACGTAGTGGATCACGTCCTGATGTCGCATGTGCCATGTCTGTCAGATCATGTTTCTGTATGTGCAGGAGGAGTTTATAGTCTTATAATTTGCTTGCTTTAAGCAAATTATACATAACAAATAAAGGATTTGTTGTAATTCTTACATATAACTTCTGTCACAATAGGATATGAATATTCTTCTTCTCTCTTGAAGACAGAGTTTCATTTATTTAatttttctatttatttgtcCACGTGAACCCCCCTCCCACAAAATACATGACTCACCATCTCTCCCTTTTCTTACTGTAATAGACTTCAGACTTTCTATTTATAAATTTATCGCTGCATTATACTGCCTTCCTTGGGCTCTCTCGCGCTGTGGTGAGATGCTGCAGTATTGCTATCATCACCATGTGCCATAGTATTCATATGATCAACGCGGAGGTCTGTGTGACGCCAAACACGCCTTGAGGGTGACGAATCGGCCCTCCACGTCCATTAGCAACTTGGAGCTTTCTCTGGCACGCCGCGTATGTAATGCGAATAGACATTGCGAGCTGCGCGCTGTCCTGAATACGTTACCAAACAGATGCAAGCTTCTTCATGCCGCGAGATTAAACGTACACGTTGCTGCGGGACGTATTTATCTCGCTCAGGACGCGTAGTGCCGCTTGTGATTACCAAGTGCTGAGAAATAAGGGACTGAAAACAATCATAGTGGATGCAGCAAGTCTTTCCATATCTTCACTGTCATCCATAAAGCGGAAAGATTCGTGCCAACCACCTATGGGACCGGGCACTCAAAGTCCATGGAGCCACTGCTGTTTGAATTACAATGTTTTCGCTGTGTGAAAACTGGCTGTAGTAATAAATAAGTGTGAACTAGTACAGCAGCGCATTTCATTACACACGTTGAGTGCGTATTTCTCAAAACTGTACGGGTCAAGGTATTTATAGAAATTGTACGCTTTTGAAGGCAAAGAAGGCGCTGCTAAACAATACTTAAAGTTGATATAGGTCTCTTTGATAGCTTGCACACTTGGTGCGCACTTTCAAACGTGCACCTTAAGGTGTCATGAGACTAGTGCTCTATCCATGTTCTTCTTTCGCAATGgttaccattttttttcttttcactccgTTCAGGGTCGCAAGCCGGACATgcatctggttaacctcgctgTTTTCCATGCCTCCACCTCTAAATCTCTCTCTACTCTCGTTTATTCTTTGTATATCTGTCGACTTCAATGCTGCTTTGTAATGTCATTTGCTAGAGCTTGTAAAAATTAATAAATATTGATTGTACATTGCCAATCACCACGCAAGCACTGGTGTTCAAGCTTGCTGCCTAGGTCAGCAAAAGTGTGTCGCATTTTATCCCCTCATATCAGTTATGTTGAGGAGTCACCGCAGAACTCCGCAGGGCTGCTATCGGTGACCAAAGACGCGTAGCATGCCTCTCAAAgacgtggcgcagtggttacggtgctcggctgctgacccgaagatggcgggttcgatcccggccgcggcggtcgcatttttgatatagggaaaatgctagaggttCGTGTGCTGTTCGATGTCagcgcacgtaaaagaacacCGGATGGCCGAAATTCCCGGATCCCTCCGCTactgcgtgcttcataatcatgttgtaGTTTTGGCCCGTAATacaccatatattattattattattattattattattattattattattattattattattattattattattattattattattattattattattattattatgtcgtTCGACAGTGGAGTGAATCTCAAACGAGCCCTGAGAGGATTAGGCTCTTTCTAAGCTTCGGAATTCGCTATAACTTCAATTAGACCGAttgctcgtaggtaagcctacgTCTAGGAGGTGGCCTTAAACGTGGTCCTAAAGAACCTTCTTAAGTGTGGTCTTCAGCTTCAATGACGGCTCTCCGAGGTTATCAAATATCTCCGAGGAAAACCGAGCTGCCAACAGACGTGATTTTGCGTAAGACCAGAAGATGCGTACCCTGCCCATCGCGATCGGCTTCGTTTATCGAATTATTAGGTATTCCTTGCAGTCGCACGACGAAGCGAGTATACGCATTAATAACGTCCGCACACATGGTGGCTATCTAAATTTCGCAGCCGTCGTTGCTCGAGTTTTTCACCATCAGCTGCCGTGACGAAAGCGCTAATGGCGCAAGAAGTTGTGCTCTGAAACTCAACGAATTGTATCCTCTTCCAGCTTTTTACACTAATGACGCAAAAAGTTGGAAGAGAACGCAATTCGGCCGCTTTAAGCTGGCCCAACTCGAATGGTGGAGCTCTGTTAGACATAAGAAATTGCAATGCGCacttaaataaataatgaaattacCTCAAAGAATTGGCAACATGTCAACTGCTTAATCTCCAGTGGTTCCTCCAACTGCAGACGCCTAGCTGGGCGGGGCTTGTCATTTATTTGGAATACTTGTACTCGTCCTCGTACTTGTACTTGtttccgaaggttgcaggttcggtccctgccggcggcaagttgtcttttcgtccacattactttcttgaCATCTATATCACAACACGACAATACACTTAAAGTAGCATAattaacctcccctatactttcattggcttcattattCGCGGGTTTTCATTagggttgtgtcaaacaaagaaacgagccctcaatatTGCCTTCCTTCATTTGTACTACAGAGGCCGTTTTAAAATGCTTGTCATCATAATGTTTCTAAACATATGGGTAACGATCGATCGGCCTAGTTAATCTCATAGTACACGAAGGACACTTCAGGGATCGCAGCAGGCAAAAGCCAAAATAGTGAGATGATTTCCCCGGAAATGTGCCGGTGCAGACTGAAGTAGCGGGCATTTTgtaagtaccgtatttactcgaatctaggccggccccgtttcttagccgacccccgaaattcgaaaggccagaaaagaacaaaaaaaaaaaacctattcattgtactggaatctaagccgaccccccactttcgcgcatcgtttttttcgaaaaaaaaaacaacatcggcttagattcgagtgagTACGGTCATCATTCATACCAAAAGGCTCAATACACAACTCGGAGAGTTCGCCAGTGACACATGCAATCATTGTTTTCTCGCGAAGAACAATTCATACTCTCGTACTCATCTCATCGCCTCTTCGCAGGTATTTTGGAGAAAGAAATGTCGCGTCCTACTTAACGTGCGACCTGAATGACTGTCAAGGCAAGCGTGCCagagggagacagaaagttaggtgggcagatgagattaagaagtttgcgggaatAACGTGGGCATTAGCAAGCACAGGTCCAGGTTAATCGGAGAAACATGtgagaggctttttttttttgcgctgtagagggcgtagtcaggatgatgacgatgatgttgacgatgatgatgagtgaCTGTCGAGTTACTCAATGTCCAAAAGGTCAACAAGACCTAAAGCTGCCGTCCTGCTATCGTTTATCACCTTCGACGGTTCGTGCGATCAGCCGCGATCTTCAAGGCTTTATGCTTTTTTAGGGAGTGTTCCCCTTGACAATGGTTCAGAGAACAAACACTGCATGGTGTGGCAAGAAGCGATATTTGCGCAACGAAACCCAAAATACGAACCACGATCGAACGAAGCAGGGTAAACCACGCGTGTCCGTGGTGGTATATCCCGAGGCAATCGTATACGCGCGCGTTGCGCCAGCATTGACGCATAGCCGGAGGCCCAGGGAGACAGACATGCTGGTACTCAACATCACCTCTTTctgataaactttttttttccaacaCAGCGTCGCGTTTTCTTACCACGAAACACTAATCAGAAAGAAGAGGCAAAATACATGGGCCGCCAACCTTAGCTCCCTCGGGCAAAACGTGTGAAGGCTGATCATTCTACGCACCCTACGACATACTCCCAACGCACTGACGCGTCTCCTCAAGCGGTTATTACAACACTCACGTCTCCTTATGACCCAATTCTGGTAGTTTCACGGATCTCTGAGGACCGTTAGGTAacaggagaagaaagaaaagaaaacatgcaaGAAAGGTGGCGAATTTAGCAAGATTAACATCTTTGCTGCTGGGAGGCACCgaactgaataaataaataaataaataataaataaataaataaataaataaataaataaattcggcagatcccacgtaccgtgggagtcgatgttatgcgaagcatgcggcgggaaggtgactgtggcgtaattttaaatgcgaagcatttcttagcgaacctttggcactttgagcgtttctatctacgtatctatctatctatctatctatctatctagccgcctacgtctgggtgctctcacggtcgcctccttaacttggtgtagaccaaaattggcatgggagggtaagagaatttgacgaatatgattgtcgggtcattacatgaataacgtgaaaatcctgtcgcgtacgtcgtcaaaccctttccactagacacgtgtggcacatacccgtttgccacgggctgcggtgtacgggtatgtgccacaggtgattgacagtttatatctacccaggagtggcgagagcagacattggcaacttaaatgctagagcgttaaggaaaagcaacatcggcagcgttgacccgttGAATGTaaggaatgaaaattaggatcccagtaggaatcgaacccaagcattctgtgtggcaatcacatattctaccactgagccacgccaggtctataaactggtttggaaaaacagcctacgcaggtgcaataccggtgcaacgtcaattgtggtcgtggtgcttgctatctaattttacaagaaagcaataaacactacatgatattcctatgatatgtactcctacgatacaggcgttatatcagattaacgtctgttgttcTAATGTTGggtctgcttttatagcagtctaataaacatgctgaccgaggacgatgccagattaattgacagccgctttgtagactggactacgtaggccacatacgcccaggtagtgtacgaatacggcaagcaccatccactgatgttggtctacgtagcactgtcCAAACCTACCAacttcgacggcctatacctcaccaatgcgaagggtggattcaggttccgacatgtcaccggctctatcgacaaacagtttgtcgatgaaatgactgaggcatccatgaattccaacagctctactataccacatacctcactacacaggaacccctcgtcaccaccatcacgaccggatcctataacaagtcatgaccagctgctggtgctcactgatcacggtgatgatgcccttgttcaagaaccgtcaagaacttcttccacacatgaacATGGGTTCGTGAattgtgcgtgcgttctcgggacacgtataagcactacatatcagcttaccgcttctggtgttggtaatacccacgttgccattggcagcgttaccctactgtaaacaactggttatataacacatatacggctctttaacatacatgtgtgcgtataaaatttatacaaatctttagcgtcattttgtaacgtgtcgatcagtagaaaaaaattcggcagatcccacgtaccgtgggagtcgatgttatgcgaagcatgcggcgggaaggtgactgtggcgtaattttttctactgatcgacacgttacaaaatgacgctaaagatttgtataaattttatacgcacacatgtatgttaaagagccgtatatgtgttatataaccagttgtttacagtagggtaacgctgccaatggcaacgtgggtattaccaacaccagaagcggtaagctgatatgtagtgcttatatgtgtcccgagaacgcacgcacaatAGACCGATGTCACCgagcatactgcgcatgcgcaagctcgacgacgactgaccggccgccatcttagttgtagttctcggagcgcttgTGCCGCTGCGGTTTGCAGGACTCTCCGATCAACTTGCGCCGTGTGAAGAAAATCGACTTCGATCAACATCGCATGTGCTTGACATTACTACTCAGACCTTCTAGGTAAGTGTTTCAACGAAGCTTATTCTTTCTTACAGCGTAGTTTATAAaatatcacgctatattgcacagcTGTAGCGGCCGGATCGGCCCGGCATAAACCGACGAGCCGGCGTGGTCTTTCCGTGCATTTATTCTGAAACAGAGAGGTTTGTGACCCTGAGCTGGTCGTCAGTTAACGTTTAGATTATGTAAGTGGTGTAGTCAACGTAAGGCAATGTAAAGGTAGTTGCCAAAGGCTGTATGGGCCGCTTCGCGGAAGTGAGAAGCATCGCGCTGATCGTATTTCGCTGCATTAGCGACGGGCATTTGCTAAACACATTCCGAGTGTGGTGCAGTTGGAGCTTTCCGAGCACTGAAAAACCGAGCAGTAAAGACGCACGGAAGTGCAGGTCCGATATGTTGTCGCTGTGTTGCGCGCTCGATTCTGCCGTTCTTGTAATGCGCCCTTAGCGGTCAGCTGATCCCGCCGATTACGCGCGCctacgtaccgtcgctctgaccaccacccaggcgatacgcaacaaggAGAAATATAGGAAATGGAAAGGCTGCTTTACATATTAGATTATCGTGACGCGCAGCCGAGAACGCCTGTGTAGTGGGTGGCGAAATGCCGATTTGTCTAGTTCGCTATCATGCAGCCGTCTCTGCTGCATCGGTCATCATGGGTAGCTAGCCACTGACTGGAATGTGCTAAGAAAAATTTGTCGCTCGCGGAGAAACGTGCTCGCCCAAGCACTTGAAATTTTACGGAGCCGTAGTTCGTGCCGCGTTCGTGCTGCATCGGTTATCATGGGTAGCTAGCCACTGATGGGCATGTGCTTTAAGGGCTAAGAAAAATTCGTCGCTCACGGAAAAACGTGCTCGCCCAAGCACTTGAAATTTTACGGAACCGTAGTTCGTGCCGCGTTCGTGCTGCATCATCATTCCTTTTGCATTGATGGTTATTGTGTATGGATAGTTTGTTGCTAGCACTTTCCAAAAGCAGCTACGTTTTCAGTGGAGCTTTGTTTGTGGAAGACGACCAAGTTAGCACTTTAAGCAGCATATGGCTGTGGGAGTTAGCTGCATGTGTGCTGGTCCTCGTAGTGTGGTCATCTAAGAGTACGGTTGAAACAGTAAGAATAATCACGCCATATAAACCTTTGGCTTATGAAATTTTATTATATGACAAGCTCATAAAAGTGTGTTAGCACTTGACTATGGTAGGTTGCAGTATGCTAAATATTGTTTTGTCGCAGGCCTGTATATCGTGATCATGGCATGTAGACCTATAAACGACAACCAGGAAAAGTGGACCAGTCAGACAAAGTCACTGAACCCATTCTTTGGAAAAGAACACATCTATAGGTATGTACAACATTGTGTTAAAATGGAACCAATTTATAAATAAGCCGAGACATGGGTTAAAGCTTGTTTTTCAGTGCGTCCCCTTGCCAGAACACATAAGTAACCTTTCTTAGGGTGATTATGCCACCACAAAATGTTTGTTGACAAATAACACCTATGAAATTTCTCCTTCAAGCACGTTGAGGAGCAAAATTATGACATGGcaatgaatgtagaaataatctgAGCCTTTCGGAACAATAACGAAAATATGAAATAGTGTGCCAACTTTTTGAATGCCACGGGGCTTTTAAGACAGACAGCATTCGTTAACTTTCAGCTCTTGCACGCAGCAGCTTGACTTAAATGACATTGAATTTTCAGCAAGCACATCCACAGAGTGGTATAAACATCTGCACGGCACATATCATTACCTAATTATTTATTTGGACCTGTTGTAGCATCACAAGGACATTTTTTCAGGGAGGTTACAGAGTAACAAACACCTGTATACAAAAAGTGCAGTGCAAGAATTTAATATTTTActacaaagatgaaaaaaaagggaTGACAAATAGGAAGGATTTGaacacaaacaaaactggaagcacagaaagagaaaaaacaactacATAATAAACCTACAAAAAGGGGCAGGTCATGAAAGCATCCGGCAAACAGTCAGTGTGTGCaacataaaactgcacttacacaCTGCAAAATAATAAGCTTGCTTAACGAGTGAGTGCTCCAAATCTGCTGGACATGCCAGGTAATGTCCTGTCATGTAGTACCAGAATGTGTCGCAAACTATGGGAGGCCTACTATCAGCAAACAGTGTCTGACACACGCGCATGATTCCACTTAATCCTTCAACATTCCTCAAAAATGTGAGAGTTCATAAAGGCACGTGGAAACCTGCCAGCACACTGCGAGTTTGGAGTAAGCCAGTTAAGTCTGTGACATAATAAAAAATCCTCACACTGGTCTTTTCTCATTTACTGAAGCGCTGCTGCGTCAAATGCTGACGTTTCAGACATTCTCAaggattgagctttcactctgacagaaaTTGTTTGCCTTCTGTGTTCCCAGTTTGCTTTTAGTGTATTctagacataggtcggcaaactcactcatgagtcagctcagtccaactcactcagactcagatcgagccatgagtctgagtttgagtgagtccgggggagtaaaattttcgtgagtgtgagtacgagtgagtccggttgggaaaAAAAATTTCGTGTGAGTGAGTCCAGTTCAGGAAAAATTTTGGCAAGCCTCAGCCTGAgggagccctaagcgcaatatataaattgtgagtgagtctgagtgagctccatgttttttgccgacctatgattgcaGATATATAACTgtgtttgcagtgttgagctgcGGGTAGGTGCTTGTCCTTGGTCAGTAGCTTGTTATCGCTTATGCTTTACCAGCTGGATTGATTCATTAACTCAGTTGTTCAGCACAGTACACTGTGAcaaaaggcagagagagagagagatactgtTTTATGAAGCTTGAGGGGTCATTTACCACACAATTATAATCTTTCAGAACAGTTCTTGAACTCCAGTTATAAGTTGCAATTCCATAAAAATggtattattcattttatttatctTTCCAGGTGTACATCTGCACTCAATAAGTTGCACACCATATGCTGACATTATAATATTTCATGCAGGTACATAGAAAGCAAAGGTGCTCAAAAACATCGAGATGCTGGGATACGCCTCTTCACTTCAGGACATTtgcagaagctgcagtttttggaaggCAGTGGTGCAGAGACCGTTGTACGTGCAGAAGTGCTAGCTTCCATGACTACTAGGACCCTGTACAAGGCATCCATCAAGTTGTATAAATGTGATGGTGAGGTAGTTTCGGGGAGCTGCACCTGCGTTGCAGGCAAAGGTGCAGTGTGCAAGCACATCTGCTGTGTCTTGTATGGTTTAATGTACATTGCACAGCATGATCTGGCATCTGTGCCAGACTCTCTCTCGTgcacagagacagaaagacagtggTACCACCCCAGAGACCCCAGGAAGGTCACGGAAGATTTTGAGAATGTAGTCTTTTCCAAGGACACCTGCGACAGGATCAGCTGTGCACCAGAACGACACCAAAAACGAATTCAGTATTCATCTTTGAAAGCAGACAGAAAGGTGATGAAAACACCCAGCCTGATAAACTTGCATGGCAATCTTAAGAAATGCGGCCTCGACTGCTTTGCCGACATTCTCGAGGCAAACGACTTCTTGCCCGTGAGAATTGCAGAAACAGCAAATTGTGCTGAAGAAGACAAAGGAATGCCGAAACGATGGCTTGATGCTGTAAAAGCTGGAAGTGCAGTCCAGTACACAGTTAATGACGTGAATGCTGTGGAGAATGCCACAAGGCTCCAGAGTGGATCACCCATGTGGCATCATTACCGGAAAGGAATTATAACTGCATCATCGGCGCATAGAGTGTACACATGGGTGAATAGTACGTGCAAAAGAAAGATGGGGCCCCATGATGTGCGCTCTCTGCTAAGCACTATCATGGGTAAGAAAGTGCGTGCTACTTATGCCATGAAGCGGGGCCTTTATGCGAAGACAGCGCAAGGAAGGCCTTccttgaaaaaaataaacagcacgTGGACATCGACGTGAGGCAGTGTGGTCTTTTTTTATGCCGCAACCATCCTTTCCTTGGGGCAAGCCCAGACGGAATCGCTACATGCAGTTGTTGTGCACCACGCCTTTTGGAGATCAAAAGCCCCATGAGAATTGATGCATTTTGCAAGAATGAACTGCGTGGTGGATGCCTCAAAGCCAGCAGCAGGTATTTTACCCAGGTGCAGACACAAATGGGGGTTACCGGTCTGAAGAGTTGTGTCCTCTTCGTGTACAGTGAAGAAAAGTGTGTGCAAGTTCCTGTACTTTTTGATGAGGCATTCTTCACTGAGCTGGTGAAGTGCTGCAAGTTTTTTGCTGACCAGTACCTGGTGCCTTATTTCTCTGGAAATTGGCAGCTTTCTTAATCAGTGTAAATTTACTGTTCCTCTTTGTCATCCCTTTCTGCATGATTTATATTCTGCTGGTGTATGATGTACTATGCGTAATCTCACTTTAATGACGTGTGCAGAAAATTATCCTCGGTACTAATATATCCCATGTATCATGTATCTGGCCGAGGAGTGGCACAAAGCTGCTACATAGCAGCTCTCTATCtgtaataataagtgttggggcttaatgtcccaaaaccacgatatgattatgagacacgccgtagtggagcgctctggaaatttcggccacttggggttcttcaacgtgcacccaaatctaagtacacaggcctcaggcattttcacctccatagaaaatgcattgTGTAACACAAGAAACTGCGAACATGCATCGTTCAAGCTGGTTTATGCGAGGAATACCCCAATGACGTTCAGTGCAATGTGGCCAAATGTCACCAACAAAGCCAATCTTGATCTCACAATTTATCTACAAATGAGCCAAAGAAGCAAGACTGCTTGCCCTCCTgcatatcaagacccaacaaaggATTGACACTCATTACTTCAATGTTCAACGATGCCACAAGGACTACCAACTGGTTTGGATTATGGACCTTGATACGACATAGCGAGAACCATTTGTGATGGTACTTAGGACTTTGCGATGTATGTGGACATATTGGTGTACTGGACTATGATGTCATGCTTGGTGGCATGACGGAAGAACTGTTCCTGCGTGCTACCTGAAGTTTGCCATCTGCTGCAGCCCAtgcgattatttatttttatgtgaCCTGCTCATATTACCACTGCTCAGCACAAAGCATGTGTCTTGCCACTATCTCTGTACTGCAAGTGTTTTTTGCCTGCACTGTGAATAATATATTTTCTCACCACAAGTACACCCCAATAAACAACTCATTCTGTACTGGTTAGATTGTTTGCGTCTTCACCGACACAACCACGTGAACAGTAATTTTGTTTGAAAGAAAAACCGTAGAAAAAGCTTTATTCCTAACTGTAGGAGGTCGAACGTGTCTTCGCTT comes from the Rhipicephalus sanguineus isolate Rsan-2018 chromosome 6, BIME_Rsan_1.4, whole genome shotgun sequence genome and includes:
- the LOC119397562 gene encoding uncharacterized protein LOC119397562, giving the protein MTTRTLYKASIKLYKCDGEVVSGSCTCVAGKGAVCKHICCVLYGLMYIAQHDLASVPDSLSCTETERQWYHPRDPRKVTEDFENVVFSKDTCDRISCAPERHQKRIQYSSLKADRKVMKTPSLINLHGNLKKCGLDCFADILEANDFLPVRIAETANCAEEDKGMPKRWLDAVKAGSAVQYTVNDVNAVENATRLQSGSPMWHHYRKGIITASSAHRVYTWVNSTCKRKMGPHDVRSLLSTIMGKKVRATYAMKRGLYAKTAQGRPSLKKINSTWTST